A window of Xiphophorus hellerii strain 12219 chromosome 19, Xiphophorus_hellerii-4.1, whole genome shotgun sequence contains these coding sequences:
- the LOC116708411 gene encoding RING finger protein 145 isoform X1 — MPRLDEVANIALRVPSILVLDLLYKCDVEGLTENLKAKNEDMLFKYKYVIWNMFYLAHLTNLVVLILPLRHIVTLYLHILVALLLYMGHQISKDYVREEVQLGYEGAVYLNSLAFNRFVSAMTSQIILSTLCAFLMKTRKVWLFSTHMLPLLARLFAVPNAALLTVNTFSVGLTVAGIGLFLLANLFVPYRLARAAYSELLHLEVMELYRLLALGISLWNQFAVPALFSVFWFVLLAVQLGSDVMSSGAFATYQGIMFFLLTSVSECCSTPYSLLGLTFVVSYLALGLLNLCKFYLGGYAAVQNENVMHRGVTEGVTLLLLALQTGLLDMQALQRTFLLSIILFIVLTSTLQSMIEITDPIILALGASRNRSLWKHFRGLSMCLLLLVFPVFMAYKISQFFHMDFWLLILVSSCMLTSLQVTGTMLIYCLFMVELFRSDPIESLDEVIYWVNAISRVLEFLVALCVVAYGTWESLFGEWSWMGASVIIIHSYFNVWLRAQSGWKSFLLRREAAKKINSLPRATAEQLDQHNDVCSICFQEMSSAVITYCGHFFHGNCLRKWLYVQETCPMCHQTVRPTPAGQSPAPGDDGPAPRGDLGPDPVAQEGEQDLEKPSDEGNPGLARQQLEKESESEDRPSEPESVVVRDLAFGSDGELDVRFSSQNRLGRTSENCCSPFEVNGTDSSPRTDLGAVSETQTASELTGLHGFAFHPNHDRTSKSSHSLHSHEGNVSDENQKLVSGGASPVGAQTSLESCDQNSADSVNSRHGFSTHSNVILKAPSSGTTDSQATAADCAPSVP, encoded by the exons CTCACCTGACAAACTTGGTCGTGTTAATCCTGCCGCTGAGACACATTGTTACGCTCTACCTTCATATCCTCGTTGCCCTCCTTCTGTACATGGGGCATCAGATTTCCAA GGATTATGTTCGAGAAGAGGTGCAGCTGGGATATGAAGGAGCGGTCTATCTCAATTCTTTGGCCTTTAATAGATTCGTCTCTGCCATGACTA GTCAGATCATCCTCAGCACGCTCTGTGCCTTCCTGATGAAGACCAGAAAGGTGTGGCTATTCTCCACTCACAtgctccccctgctggcccGACTCTTCGCCGTCCCTAATGCCGCGCTGCTGACCGTCAACACTTTCTCCGTGGGCCTGACGGTGGCAGGGATCGGCCTGTTTCTCCTCGCCAACCTGTTTGTGCCATATCGCCTGGCGAGGGCCGCCTACTCAGAGCTGCTTCACCTGGAG GTGATGGAGCTGTACAGACTCCTGGCGTTGGGGATCTCTCTGTGGAACCAGTTCGCTGTTCCTGCCCTCTTCAGTGTCTTCTGGTTCGTTCTGTTAGCCGTCCAGCTGGGCTCGGACGTCATGTCCTCCGGCGCCTTCGCGACTTATCAGGGAATCATGTTCTTTTTGCTCACTAG CGTGTCAGAATGTTGCTCCACGCCGTACTCTCTGTTGGGCCTCACCTTCGTGGTGTCCTATCTGGCTCTGGGACTTCTCAACCTGTGCAAGTTTTACCTGGGAGGTTACGCGGCGGTGCAGAACGAGAACGTCATGCACAG AGGCGTGACAGAGGGAgtcactctgctgctgctcgCCCTGCAGACAGGCCTGCTGGACATGCAGGCGCTGCAGCGCACCTTCCTCCTCAGCATCATCCTCTTCATTGTGCTGACATCAACCCTGCAGTCCATGATAGAAATAACAGATCCCATCATTCTCGCCCTGGGCGCGTCACGCAACAG AAGTTTGTGGAAGCACTTCCGTGGCCTCAGCATGTGTCTGCTTCTGCTGGTTTTCCCGGTGTTCATGGCTTATAAAATCTCCCAGTTTTTCCACATGGACTTCTGGCTCCTCATACTGGTTTCCAGCTGCATGCTAACCTCCCTCCAG GTCACCGGCACCATGCTGATCTACTGCCTCTTCATGGTGGAGCTGTTCCGCAGCGACCCGATCGAGAGCCTGGACGAGGTCATCTACTGGGTGAACGCCATCAGCAGGGTGCTGGAGTTCCTGGTGGCGCTGTGCGTGGTGGCCTACGGCACCTGGGAGTCGCTGTTCGGCGAGTGGAGCTGGATGGGCGCCTCCGTCATCATCATCCACTCGTACTTCAACGTGTGGCTCCGAGCCCAGTCCGGCTGGAAGAGCTTCCTGCTCCGGCGGGAAGCGGCGAAAAAGATCAACTCTCTGCCCAGAGCCACGGCGGAGCAGCTGGACCAGCACAACGACGTCTGCTCCATCTGCTTCCAG GAAATGAGCTCTGCCGTCATCACGTACTGCGGCCATTTTTTCCACGGCAACTGTCTCCGCAAGTGGCTGTACGTGCAGGAAACCTGTCCCATGTGCCACCAGACGGTCCGACCGACACCGGCGGGTCAGAGCCCAGCTCCGGGGGACGACGGCCCGGCCCCCCGGGGGGACCTGGGGCCGGATCCGGTCGCACAAGAAGGAGAGCAGGACCTGGAAAAGCCGAGCGACGAGGGAAACCCGGGTCTCGCCCGGCAACAGCTGGAGAAGGAGAGCGAGAGCGAAGACCGGCCGTCTGAGCCTGAAAGCGTAGTTGTCCGAGATCTCGCGTTTGGGTCCGACGGTGAACTGGACGTTAGGTTTAGTTCCCAGAACCGACTGGGAAGAACTTCTGAGAACTGTTGCAGCCCGTTTGAGGTGAACGGCACAGACTCATCTCCGCGGACAGACCTTGGAGCCGTGAGCGAGACCCAAACGGCCTCCGAGTTAACAGGACTCCACGGTTTTGCGTTCCATCCCAATCATGACAGGACATCTAAATCGAGCCACAGCCTTCATTCACACGAGGGAAACGTTAGTGATGAAAATCAGAAGCTCGTCTCAGGTGGCGCGAGTCCTGTTGGCGCCCAAACATCTCTCGAATCATGTGATCAAAACTCTGCCGACTCCGTGAACAGTCGTCACGGTTTCAGCACGCATTCAAATGTGATCCTCAAGGCGCCGTCCTCGGGTACCACAGATTCCCAGGCGACGGCGGCCGACTGCGCTCCATCTGTGCCTTGA
- the LOC116708411 gene encoding RING finger protein 145 isoform X2 has translation MPRLDEVANIALRVPSILVLDLLYKCDVEGLTENLKAKNEDMLFKYKYVIWNMFYLAHLTNLVVLILPLRHIVTLYLHILVALLLYMGHQISKDYVREEVQLGYEGAVYLNSLAFNRFVSAMTSQIILSTLCAFLMKTRKVWLFSTHMLPLLARLFAVPNAALLTVNTFSVGLTVAGIGLFLLANLFVPYRLARAAYSELLHLEVMELYRLLALGISLWNQFAVPALFSVFWFVLLAVQLGSDVMSSGAFATYQGIMFFLLTSVSECCSTPYSLLGLTFVVSYLALGLLNLCKFYLGGYAAVQNENVMHRGVTEGVTLLLLALQTGLLDMQALQRTFLLSIILFIVLTSTLQSMIEITDPIILALGASRNSLWKHFRGLSMCLLLLVFPVFMAYKISQFFHMDFWLLILVSSCMLTSLQVTGTMLIYCLFMVELFRSDPIESLDEVIYWVNAISRVLEFLVALCVVAYGTWESLFGEWSWMGASVIIIHSYFNVWLRAQSGWKSFLLRREAAKKINSLPRATAEQLDQHNDVCSICFQEMSSAVITYCGHFFHGNCLRKWLYVQETCPMCHQTVRPTPAGQSPAPGDDGPAPRGDLGPDPVAQEGEQDLEKPSDEGNPGLARQQLEKESESEDRPSEPESVVVRDLAFGSDGELDVRFSSQNRLGRTSENCCSPFEVNGTDSSPRTDLGAVSETQTASELTGLHGFAFHPNHDRTSKSSHSLHSHEGNVSDENQKLVSGGASPVGAQTSLESCDQNSADSVNSRHGFSTHSNVILKAPSSGTTDSQATAADCAPSVP, from the exons CTCACCTGACAAACTTGGTCGTGTTAATCCTGCCGCTGAGACACATTGTTACGCTCTACCTTCATATCCTCGTTGCCCTCCTTCTGTACATGGGGCATCAGATTTCCAA GGATTATGTTCGAGAAGAGGTGCAGCTGGGATATGAAGGAGCGGTCTATCTCAATTCTTTGGCCTTTAATAGATTCGTCTCTGCCATGACTA GTCAGATCATCCTCAGCACGCTCTGTGCCTTCCTGATGAAGACCAGAAAGGTGTGGCTATTCTCCACTCACAtgctccccctgctggcccGACTCTTCGCCGTCCCTAATGCCGCGCTGCTGACCGTCAACACTTTCTCCGTGGGCCTGACGGTGGCAGGGATCGGCCTGTTTCTCCTCGCCAACCTGTTTGTGCCATATCGCCTGGCGAGGGCCGCCTACTCAGAGCTGCTTCACCTGGAG GTGATGGAGCTGTACAGACTCCTGGCGTTGGGGATCTCTCTGTGGAACCAGTTCGCTGTTCCTGCCCTCTTCAGTGTCTTCTGGTTCGTTCTGTTAGCCGTCCAGCTGGGCTCGGACGTCATGTCCTCCGGCGCCTTCGCGACTTATCAGGGAATCATGTTCTTTTTGCTCACTAG CGTGTCAGAATGTTGCTCCACGCCGTACTCTCTGTTGGGCCTCACCTTCGTGGTGTCCTATCTGGCTCTGGGACTTCTCAACCTGTGCAAGTTTTACCTGGGAGGTTACGCGGCGGTGCAGAACGAGAACGTCATGCACAG AGGCGTGACAGAGGGAgtcactctgctgctgctcgCCCTGCAGACAGGCCTGCTGGACATGCAGGCGCTGCAGCGCACCTTCCTCCTCAGCATCATCCTCTTCATTGTGCTGACATCAACCCTGCAGTCCATGATAGAAATAACAGATCCCATCATTCTCGCCCTGGGCGCGTCACGCAACAG TTTGTGGAAGCACTTCCGTGGCCTCAGCATGTGTCTGCTTCTGCTGGTTTTCCCGGTGTTCATGGCTTATAAAATCTCCCAGTTTTTCCACATGGACTTCTGGCTCCTCATACTGGTTTCCAGCTGCATGCTAACCTCCCTCCAG GTCACCGGCACCATGCTGATCTACTGCCTCTTCATGGTGGAGCTGTTCCGCAGCGACCCGATCGAGAGCCTGGACGAGGTCATCTACTGGGTGAACGCCATCAGCAGGGTGCTGGAGTTCCTGGTGGCGCTGTGCGTGGTGGCCTACGGCACCTGGGAGTCGCTGTTCGGCGAGTGGAGCTGGATGGGCGCCTCCGTCATCATCATCCACTCGTACTTCAACGTGTGGCTCCGAGCCCAGTCCGGCTGGAAGAGCTTCCTGCTCCGGCGGGAAGCGGCGAAAAAGATCAACTCTCTGCCCAGAGCCACGGCGGAGCAGCTGGACCAGCACAACGACGTCTGCTCCATCTGCTTCCAG GAAATGAGCTCTGCCGTCATCACGTACTGCGGCCATTTTTTCCACGGCAACTGTCTCCGCAAGTGGCTGTACGTGCAGGAAACCTGTCCCATGTGCCACCAGACGGTCCGACCGACACCGGCGGGTCAGAGCCCAGCTCCGGGGGACGACGGCCCGGCCCCCCGGGGGGACCTGGGGCCGGATCCGGTCGCACAAGAAGGAGAGCAGGACCTGGAAAAGCCGAGCGACGAGGGAAACCCGGGTCTCGCCCGGCAACAGCTGGAGAAGGAGAGCGAGAGCGAAGACCGGCCGTCTGAGCCTGAAAGCGTAGTTGTCCGAGATCTCGCGTTTGGGTCCGACGGTGAACTGGACGTTAGGTTTAGTTCCCAGAACCGACTGGGAAGAACTTCTGAGAACTGTTGCAGCCCGTTTGAGGTGAACGGCACAGACTCATCTCCGCGGACAGACCTTGGAGCCGTGAGCGAGACCCAAACGGCCTCCGAGTTAACAGGACTCCACGGTTTTGCGTTCCATCCCAATCATGACAGGACATCTAAATCGAGCCACAGCCTTCATTCACACGAGGGAAACGTTAGTGATGAAAATCAGAAGCTCGTCTCAGGTGGCGCGAGTCCTGTTGGCGCCCAAACATCTCTCGAATCATGTGATCAAAACTCTGCCGACTCCGTGAACAGTCGTCACGGTTTCAGCACGCATTCAAATGTGATCCTCAAGGCGCCGTCCTCGGGTACCACAGATTCCCAGGCGACGGCGGCCGACTGCGCTCCATCTGTGCCTTGA